One genomic window of Desmospora activa DSM 45169 includes the following:
- the polX gene encoding DNA polymerase/3'-5' exonuclease PolX: protein MISVHVAVVLKQLADMMELKGENPFKVNAYRRAARAVENSRTPLDSLKGPEELPGIGKGTAAVIREIMTTGRSEQLEKIKSQLPSGLPELLTIPGLGPKSIHVLYRELGITGVDELQQAVEAGRVRHLSGFGEKKERNLAEGIRQRNKRPQRILLVQALPLAERLQERIEKIPHVKRVEPAGSLRRRKETVKDLDFVVATEQPRQVAEAITAIPEVTKVVNHGETKVSILIEMELVIPVDIRLVRPQQFVSALHHFTGSKEHNVRIRQRAKELGWKVSEYGIHEPATDRDFTFQDEQEMFVKLGLPYMEPEIREDRGEMDVPAERLPRLLQRNEYRGDLHLHTRWSDGIATVEEMAVAAKKRGYSYIAITDHSQFLKVAGGLTADDLKRQREEIDRVNEKIAGITVLAGVEMDILPDGRLDYPDDVLQELDVVIASIHSGFQQEKARLTRRIIGAMENPYVHIIAHPTGRLINRREPYALDLDEVFQTAKETGTILELNANPFRLDLNEQYLKRGKEEFGLTFSINTDAHSPETLSHIGMGLAIARRGWLEADDVINTYSLEQLQERLAQKWGG, encoded by the coding sequence ATGATCAGTGTCCATGTTGCCGTCGTACTGAAGCAATTGGCGGATATGATGGAACTCAAAGGTGAAAATCCTTTTAAAGTAAACGCCTATCGGCGGGCGGCCCGGGCGGTGGAAAATAGCCGTACACCCCTTGATTCATTGAAGGGGCCGGAGGAATTACCCGGTATTGGAAAGGGAACGGCTGCGGTTATTCGTGAGATTATGACGACAGGCCGATCAGAACAATTGGAGAAGATAAAAAGCCAATTACCATCGGGTTTGCCGGAGCTTTTAACTATTCCCGGGCTAGGGCCCAAGTCGATTCATGTATTGTACCGGGAATTGGGCATTACCGGTGTGGATGAGTTGCAGCAGGCGGTAGAAGCCGGGCGTGTTCGCCATTTGTCTGGGTTTGGTGAAAAAAAGGAGCGCAATCTGGCGGAAGGGATTCGCCAGCGAAATAAACGGCCACAACGCATCTTGCTGGTACAGGCATTACCCTTGGCGGAACGATTGCAGGAGAGAATTGAGAAAATCCCGCATGTAAAGCGGGTTGAGCCAGCAGGAAGTTTGCGGCGGAGAAAAGAGACGGTAAAAGATCTCGATTTTGTGGTGGCGACGGAGCAGCCCCGGCAAGTGGCGGAAGCGATTACAGCCATCCCGGAAGTTACCAAAGTCGTCAACCATGGTGAAACCAAGGTAAGCATCCTTATCGAGATGGAACTAGTAATCCCGGTGGATATCCGTTTGGTCCGTCCGCAGCAATTTGTATCTGCTCTTCATCATTTTACCGGTTCCAAAGAGCACAATGTCCGCATTCGTCAACGGGCGAAAGAGTTGGGTTGGAAGGTGAGTGAGTATGGCATCCATGAACCCGCAACAGACCGAGATTTTACTTTTCAGGATGAGCAAGAGATGTTTGTTAAGCTGGGACTCCCCTATATGGAGCCGGAGATACGGGAGGATCGGGGCGAAATGGATGTGCCAGCGGAACGGTTGCCGCGGTTGTTGCAGCGAAACGAGTATCGCGGCGATCTTCATCTGCATACCCGCTGGAGCGATGGGATCGCCACCGTTGAAGAGATGGCGGTTGCCGCTAAAAAACGGGGTTATTCCTATATCGCCATTACGGATCATTCACAGTTTTTAAAGGTGGCGGGCGGGTTGACGGCGGATGATTTAAAGCGACAACGGGAAGAGATCGATCGTGTCAATGAAAAGATAGCAGGTATTACCGTATTGGCAGGGGTAGAAATGGATATCTTGCCGGATGGGCGCTTAGACTACCCGGACGATGTCTTACAAGAGTTGGATGTGGTGATTGCCTCAATTCACAGCGGCTTTCAGCAAGAGAAAGCGCGTTTAACTCGTCGCATTATCGGTGCGATGGAAAATCCCTATGTTCATATTATCGCCCATCCGACCGGTCGTTTGATCAACCGACGGGAGCCGTATGCCCTCGATCTGGATGAGGTCTTTCAAACGGCCAAAGAGACTGGGACAATATTGGAACTAAATGCAAACCCGTTCCGCCTTGATCTGAACGAACAATATCTTAAACGGGGAAAGGAGGAATTTGGTCTTACTTTTTCCATCAATACAGATGCCCACTCCCCTGAGACGTTGTCCCATATAGGGATGGGGCTCGCCATTGCTCGCCGGGGTTGGTTAGAGGCAGATGATGTGATTAATACGTATTCCTTGGAACAGTTACAAGAGCGCTTAGCACAAAAATGGGGAGGTTAG
- the sleB gene encoding spore cortex-lytic enzyme, protein MWDASKTWAPGVSNRIYHQGDKGGYVWELQRRLRFIGYYAGKINGSFDKQTDRAVRDFQYRFGLKVDGLAGARTKLKLWRATRHMAAPQQRAKAPAPAITQAKPMKQVPRSNAGLSQQDIQIISQAVHAEARGETYVGQVAVAAVILNRLQSEKFPNSPSAIIYEPLAFEAVADGQINMQPNQQARKAVYDALNGWDPSDGATYYFNPVTATSDWIWGRPQIKQIGKHVFTR, encoded by the coding sequence ATTTGGGATGCCTCCAAAACATGGGCTCCGGGGGTTAGTAACCGAATTTACCACCAAGGCGATAAGGGTGGATATGTATGGGAACTACAGCGTCGATTGCGGTTTATCGGTTATTACGCCGGTAAGATCAACGGTTCTTTTGACAAGCAGACGGATCGAGCCGTTCGCGATTTTCAATACCGGTTTGGATTGAAAGTGGACGGATTGGCGGGTGCACGGACAAAACTAAAACTGTGGCGAGCCACCCGCCACATGGCTGCTCCTCAACAACGGGCGAAAGCCCCAGCGCCGGCGATTACTCAGGCAAAACCGATGAAACAGGTTCCGCGCTCCAACGCAGGTCTGTCGCAACAAGACATCCAAATCATTTCCCAGGCTGTCCACGCGGAGGCACGAGGGGAAACGTATGTGGGGCAGGTGGCGGTGGCCGCTGTCATCTTGAATCGGTTGCAGAGTGAAAAGTTTCCCAACAGCCCCTCCGCCATCATCTATGAGCCGTTGGCCTTTGAAGCGGTAGCGGACGGACAGATCAATATGCAACCCAACCAGCAGGCCCGGAAAGCGGTATACGATGCATTAAACGGATGGGATCCCAGTGACGGGGCGACGTACTATTTTAACCCGGTAACTGCCACCTCCGACTGGATCTGGGGCCGTCCCCAAATCAAACAAATCGGTAAACATGTCTTTACACGATAA
- a CDS encoding endonuclease MutS2 produces MDLHTLRTLEYDRIIGQLEALSSSEVSRQELSRLLPSSHVDEVRQRLACTKEGMDVLRLQGDLSLEGLKDIRSALRRAEIGGVLSPFELLQVASTAACEKQVKHVLNQIDEQETPLPILREMAAGLEDFSSLVRSIHSAIDPEGQVTDEASPALAGIRRSIRQLQTGIRSSLEQILRSSHFQKMLQEAIITQRNDRYVVPVKQEYRSAFGGIVHDQSASGQTLFIEPETVVTQNNRIRELELDEEREVERILGELTLLVQGETHALEHNLGLLTQVDVILAKARLGKRLKGVCPSIAADGNLRFKQARHPLIPAEDVVPIDVELGGETNAIIITGPNTGGKTVTLKTIGLLSLMAQAGIPIPVEEESQITVFRNVFADIGDEQSIEQSLSTFSSHMTNIIRILEQVDQSCLVLLDELGAGTDPTEGAALAIAILDHILKKDCRMVATTHYTELKLFAHAREGVVNASVEFDVETLSPTYRLLVGIPGRSNAFDIARRLGLSDEVVQEARAQIGQDENQLEEMIGSLATDTRTASEERQQAESLRQEAEGLLSELKEQRRIWEEEKEKLRTAARRDAQSIVTRAKREAEDVLQELRGWARQQRGSIKEHQLIEARKRLEEAAPEAEWRHTTDETEADQDRAIAVGDEVFVRTLGQKGKVIEQQGEHHFQVQVGAMKMRVDRRNLEWRSTPKQEETTKGSASYHRSSAPVRHELDLRGKMVEEALAEIDKYLDDALLAGYEQVTLIHGKGTGALRNGVQQYLHRHVRVKAFRAGGQGEGGLGVTVVELK; encoded by the coding sequence TTGGATTTACACACGTTACGTACATTAGAATATGATCGCATCATTGGACAACTGGAGGCGTTATCCTCCTCGGAAGTATCCAGACAAGAACTGTCACGTTTGCTCCCGTCCTCCCATGTGGATGAAGTTCGCCAGCGGTTGGCTTGTACAAAAGAAGGAATGGATGTGCTCCGGTTACAGGGGGATCTGTCCTTGGAAGGGTTGAAGGATATCCGTTCCGCCTTGCGCCGTGCGGAGATCGGCGGAGTGCTTTCACCCTTTGAATTGTTGCAGGTGGCAAGTACGGCCGCTTGTGAAAAGCAGGTGAAGCACGTACTAAATCAGATCGACGAGCAGGAAACCCCTCTTCCCATTTTGCGGGAAATGGCGGCGGGTTTGGAGGATTTCTCATCGTTGGTGCGCTCGATTCATTCCGCCATCGATCCGGAAGGGCAGGTAACCGACGAGGCCAGCCCAGCGTTGGCGGGTATTCGTCGCAGTATCCGCCAATTGCAAACGGGGATTCGCAGTTCCTTGGAACAAATTTTGCGTTCCTCTCATTTTCAAAAGATGCTGCAGGAGGCGATTATCACCCAGCGAAACGACCGCTATGTGGTACCGGTCAAACAGGAATATCGCAGTGCCTTCGGCGGTATCGTCCATGACCAGTCGGCATCCGGCCAAACGCTGTTTATTGAACCGGAGACGGTAGTAACCCAAAATAACCGCATACGGGAATTGGAATTGGATGAGGAGCGGGAAGTGGAACGCATTTTGGGTGAGCTGACGCTGTTGGTGCAGGGAGAAACCCATGCGCTGGAACATAATCTCGGTTTGCTGACCCAGGTTGATGTAATTTTAGCCAAAGCACGTCTGGGTAAACGCTTAAAAGGCGTCTGTCCCTCCATCGCCGCGGATGGAAACCTTCGTTTCAAACAAGCGCGACATCCGTTGATTCCCGCGGAGGATGTCGTTCCCATCGATGTTGAGCTCGGTGGGGAAACAAATGCGATCATCATTACCGGTCCCAATACCGGGGGGAAAACCGTCACCCTAAAAACGATCGGCTTGCTGTCGCTGATGGCACAAGCGGGTATCCCCATCCCGGTGGAGGAAGAAAGCCAAATAACGGTTTTCCGGAATGTGTTCGCCGATATCGGGGATGAGCAGAGCATCGAGCAGAGTTTAAGCACCTTCTCTTCCCATATGACCAACATCATTCGCATTTTAGAGCAGGTCGATCAATCCTGTTTGGTGTTGTTGGATGAATTGGGTGCCGGAACCGATCCGACTGAAGGGGCAGCCTTAGCCATCGCGATTCTGGATCATATTTTAAAAAAGGATTGCCGTATGGTGGCCACCACTCATTACACCGAATTGAAACTGTTTGCCCATGCCCGTGAAGGAGTCGTTAATGCCAGTGTGGAGTTTGACGTGGAAACATTAAGTCCCACCTACCGGTTGTTGGTAGGTATCCCGGGACGAAGCAACGCTTTTGATATCGCCCGTCGGCTGGGGTTGTCAGATGAGGTGGTTCAAGAAGCGCGGGCTCAGATCGGTCAGGATGAAAACCAGCTGGAGGAGATGATCGGTTCACTGGCAACCGATACCCGGACGGCGTCTGAGGAGCGGCAACAGGCAGAATCGCTGCGTCAGGAAGCGGAAGGGTTATTGTCTGAGTTAAAAGAACAACGACGTATCTGGGAAGAGGAAAAAGAAAAGCTGCGGACAGCTGCACGCAGGGACGCTCAATCTATCGTCACCCGGGCGAAACGGGAGGCGGAAGATGTGTTACAGGAGCTGCGCGGCTGGGCGCGGCAACAGAGGGGAAGTATCAAGGAACACCAACTGATCGAAGCGCGCAAGCGTTTGGAAGAGGCGGCACCAGAGGCTGAATGGCGCCATACCACTGATGAGACGGAAGCGGACCAGGATCGAGCGATTGCGGTTGGAGATGAGGTGTTTGTACGTACATTGGGACAAAAGGGGAAAGTGATCGAGCAACAGGGCGAGCATCATTTTCAGGTGCAAGTGGGAGCGATGAAGATGAGGGTAGACCGTCGCAACCTGGAGTGGCGCTCAACACCGAAACAGGAGGAAACGACCAAAGGAAGTGCCTCTTATCACCGTTCCTCCGCACCTGTTCGCCATGAGCTCGACTTACGCGGTAAAATGGTGGAAGAAGCGTTGGCGGAGATTGATAAATACTTGGATGATGCTTTACTTGCGGGCTATGAGCAGGTTACCTTGATCCACGGAAAAGGAACGGGCGCCCTTCGCAACGGTGTACAACAATATTTGCATCGTCATGTCCGTGTAAAAGCGTTCCGTGCCGGTGGGCAGGGTGAAGGAGGATTGGGAGTAACCGTGGTCGAATTGAAGTAA
- a CDS encoding NfeD family protein translates to MEFLQAPFGAGLIVFLAGMLLVSEFLVKARGLAGLSGILLLGLYAYAQNTSWNMWSIGLLVVGLLLLLLDGKLIQDGTIAGIGLILMLIGLVVPTGDWVTGTVVGLMWFIGIGFGFLSLKVLPRRDMWDRIVLKSAFTSETGYSSTNTKYRDLIGKEAITLTDFRPSGTIELDGLRYSAITRGMWIKKETRVRVVEVDGTRILIEEVETETE, encoded by the coding sequence ATGGAATTTTTGCAAGCACCCTTTGGTGCCGGATTGATCGTTTTTTTGGCGGGGATGTTGTTGGTGTCGGAATTCTTGGTAAAAGCGAGGGGCTTAGCGGGTTTATCTGGGATCTTATTGCTGGGGTTGTATGCTTATGCCCAAAATACATCCTGGAATATGTGGTCAATCGGGCTGTTGGTAGTAGGGTTATTACTGCTGTTGCTGGATGGGAAGTTGATACAGGATGGAACCATCGCCGGAATCGGATTAATTTTAATGTTGATTGGTTTGGTTGTCCCTACTGGTGATTGGGTGACAGGAACCGTTGTCGGTTTGATGTGGTTTATCGGTATCGGGTTTGGCTTTCTCTCTTTGAAGGTCCTGCCGCGCAGGGATATGTGGGATCGGATTGTGTTAAAAAGCGCTTTTACCAGTGAAACCGGTTATAGCTCCACCAATACCAAGTACCGGGATCTCATCGGCAAAGAAGCGATCACATTGACCGATTTTCGCCCTTCGGGAACGATTGAATTGGATGGTCTTCGTTATAGTGCCATTACTCGGGGAATGTGGATTAAAAAAGAGACGCGGGTACGGGTGGTAGAGGTAGACGGCACTCGTATCCTGATCGAGGAAGTAGAAACGGAAACCGAATAA
- a CDS encoding S8 family peptidase, whose translation MKRWLSLFAAFLLAVTLVIPSVAVAQEPQAEQDYVPDELIVKFKPGTAGAVKSALHQQEDAEVESRNQAVGFEVVKLEKGQSIEKAIKAYEKNPNVEYVEPNYIVKAAWTPNDPAFSSQQWGPQRIQAPQAWDVTRSSSSIRIAVVDTGVQYNHPDLSGKVVRGYNYVERNWDPYDGNGHGTHVAGIAAAATNNGVGIAGMAPNAQIYAVRVLNNAGSGTLADVASGITHSADNGSHVINLSLGSSAGSSSLESAVNYAWSRGSVVVVAAGNAGNTAPQYPAYYSNALSVASTTSSDAKSSFSTYGSWVDVAAPGSSIYSTYPTNSYASLNGTSMAAPHVAGVAALLAAQGRSNSQIRAAIQNSADSISGTGSYWRYGRVNAYRAVTY comes from the coding sequence TTGAAACGTTGGTTATCGCTATTTGCCGCGTTCCTCTTGGCTGTCACGTTGGTCATACCTTCTGTGGCCGTTGCGCAGGAGCCACAAGCAGAGCAGGATTATGTGCCAGATGAGCTGATTGTTAAATTTAAACCGGGAACTGCCGGTGCAGTCAAAAGTGCTCTGCACCAACAGGAAGACGCTGAAGTAGAATCGCGCAATCAGGCCGTCGGCTTTGAAGTGGTTAAGCTGGAAAAAGGTCAATCCATCGAAAAGGCGATCAAAGCTTATGAGAAAAACCCCAATGTGGAGTATGTCGAGCCCAACTATATCGTAAAAGCGGCTTGGACTCCCAATGATCCGGCTTTCTCCTCTCAACAGTGGGGGCCGCAAAGAATTCAAGCCCCTCAAGCTTGGGATGTCACCCGTAGCAGCAGCAGCATCCGTATTGCTGTCGTTGACACCGGTGTGCAGTACAATCATCCTGATTTAAGCGGGAAAGTGGTGCGAGGTTACAACTATGTTGAACGCAACTGGGATCCCTATGATGGCAATGGTCATGGAACCCATGTAGCCGGAATCGCTGCTGCAGCCACCAATAACGGCGTTGGCATAGCAGGTATGGCCCCTAACGCTCAAATTTATGCAGTACGGGTTTTAAACAACGCCGGCAGCGGTACCTTGGCTGACGTTGCCAGCGGCATCACCCACTCTGCCGACAACGGTTCCCATGTGATCAACTTAAGCTTAGGCTCCTCCGCTGGTTCCTCATCGTTGGAGAGTGCCGTCAACTACGCATGGAGCCGCGGTTCCGTCGTTGTTGTCGCTGCTGGTAACGCTGGAAACACAGCACCGCAGTATCCCGCATACTATTCGAATGCGCTCTCTGTAGCATCAACCACTTCTTCCGACGCCAAATCCTCCTTCTCCACTTATGGGTCTTGGGTTGATGTGGCCGCTCCCGGCTCCAGCATCTATTCCACCTATCCCACCAACTCCTACGCAAGCCTGAACGGCACCTCCATGGCCGCTCCTCATGTGGCGGGAGTAGCTGCCTTGTTGGCCGCTCAGGGTCGTAGCAACAGCCAAATTCGCGCCGCCATCCAAAACTCTGCCGATTCGATTTCCGGTACCGGCTCTTACTGGCGCTACGGGCGAGTAAACGCTTATCGTGCCGTTACCTATTGA
- a CDS encoding RsmF rRNA methyltransferase first C-terminal domain-containing protein, whose protein sequence is MKQLPQDYQQQMKEGLGAEYPAFLKTYEDTPHRGLRINTQKITREEALHIFPFSLEPIPWCPTGFFYQHESDRPGKHVYHAAGLYYIQDPSAMAPVEALKPQPGETVLDLCAAPGGKTTQIAAKMKGEGLLIANEIMAPRRKALVENLERCGVSHAIVLGERPERLATRFAGFFDRILIDAPCSGEGMFRKDPETAERWSIKATEQCAVLQAEILEAAALMLKPGGVLVYSTCTFNPSENERVIGRFMQNHPDFSLETIPGHQHFQPGRPDWAGSDPALERAARLWPHHLRGEGHFVARLQKAVGPEGRRQRPGKFPPVHKDAVQLFETFMRENLKQPTIQGPFTLFGDHLYQTRDDLPPLKGIVVERAGLHLGQMKRSHFLPSHAWAMTLNPVDVKRVLSFAPDDPVLHRYLMGEAIPSSSEKGWTLITVDRFPLGWGKVSNGLLKNHLPRWMRWDAHFLDG, encoded by the coding sequence ATGAAGCAATTGCCTCAGGATTATCAACAGCAGATGAAGGAAGGATTGGGTGCTGAATACCCCGCTTTCCTAAAAACATATGAAGACACTCCTCATCGTGGACTCCGAATCAATACACAAAAAATAACGCGGGAGGAAGCGTTGCACATTTTTCCATTTTCCTTGGAACCGATCCCATGGTGCCCTACCGGCTTCTTTTACCAACACGAATCCGATCGACCGGGAAAACATGTTTATCATGCTGCCGGTTTGTACTATATCCAAGATCCTAGCGCGATGGCACCGGTAGAAGCGCTGAAACCACAACCGGGTGAGACAGTTTTAGACTTATGTGCAGCCCCTGGCGGCAAAACCACACAAATCGCCGCCAAGATGAAAGGCGAGGGATTATTAATCGCCAATGAGATTATGGCTCCCCGTCGCAAAGCATTGGTGGAAAATTTGGAGCGGTGCGGAGTATCCCATGCCATCGTTCTAGGGGAACGTCCTGAGCGATTAGCCACCCGTTTTGCCGGTTTTTTTGATCGCATCTTGATTGACGCCCCTTGTTCAGGAGAAGGAATGTTTCGTAAGGATCCAGAAACAGCGGAACGCTGGAGCATAAAAGCGACTGAACAATGTGCCGTCCTGCAAGCGGAAATTTTAGAGGCGGCTGCTCTTATGTTAAAGCCGGGTGGCGTCTTGGTCTACTCCACCTGCACCTTTAACCCCTCTGAAAATGAGCGAGTCATCGGTCGCTTCATGCAAAATCACCCCGATTTTTCCCTGGAAACGATTCCAGGCCATCAACATTTTCAACCCGGTCGACCGGATTGGGCCGGAAGTGATCCGGCACTGGAACGTGCAGCCCGTCTATGGCCCCATCATCTGCGGGGAGAGGGCCATTTTGTTGCCCGCCTACAAAAAGCAGTAGGGCCGGAAGGTAGAAGACAGCGACCGGGAAAGTTTCCGCCTGTGCATAAAGACGCAGTCCAACTGTTTGAGACATTTATGCGGGAAAACTTGAAGCAGCCCACCATACAGGGGCCGTTCACCCTGTTCGGAGATCATCTATACCAAACCCGCGACGATCTGCCCCCTTTAAAAGGGATTGTGGTCGAACGGGCCGGGCTTCATCTGGGACAAATGAAACGAAGCCATTTTCTCCCTTCTCACGCCTGGGCGATGACCTTAAACCCCGTTGACGTCAAACGGGTTCTCTCATTTGCTCCGGATGATCCTGTTCTACACCGCTATCTGATGGGAGAAGCGATCCCTTCCTCTTCTGAAAAAGGATGGACCCTGATCACCGTGGATCGTTTTCCCCTGGGCTGGGGAAAGGTATCCAACGGGCTATTAAAAAATCATCTGCCCCGCTGGATGCGGTGGGATGCCCATTTTCTCGACGGGTGA
- a CDS encoding short-chain fatty acid transporter, whose protein sequence is MLKGMTRFFDRLVQRYLPDPFLFATLLTLVVYGMGIVLTDSGPVQMMRHWGEGFWGLLEFAMQMVLVLVTGYVLASSRAFQTGLAAMARLARTPPQAILLVTVVSAVASWINWGFGLVIGALFARQIARVVADVDYRLLIASAYSGFLLWHGGLAGSVPLTIATEGHFAAEQIGIVPTSETIFSGFNLFISISLLIVLPLLNRLMMNTYDHPYRIDAKLLQDESAVAKEESETGQTPADRLENSRLISLAIGGLGMWFIVTTLIENRFELNLNLVNLLFLSLGILFHQTPRHFLNSVREAVKNAGGIIIQFPLYAGIMGMMVSSGLAEQMSLWFVSISNAFTYPLFAFISAGIVNFFVPSGGGQWAVQAPVMLPAGLELGVDAAKTAMAVAWGDAWTNMIQPFWALPALAIAGLRARDIMGFCIVTLFVSGIIIACGLLLL, encoded by the coding sequence ATGTTAAAGGGAATGACCCGGTTTTTTGATCGGTTGGTACAACGTTATCTCCCCGATCCGTTTCTGTTTGCGACGCTGTTGACACTGGTGGTTTACGGGATGGGCATAGTGTTGACGGACAGTGGTCCCGTTCAGATGATGCGCCATTGGGGAGAAGGGTTTTGGGGGTTGTTGGAGTTTGCGATGCAGATGGTGTTGGTTTTGGTGACGGGTTATGTATTGGCCAGCAGTCGCGCCTTTCAAACAGGGCTTGCCGCGATGGCTCGCTTAGCACGTACCCCGCCGCAAGCGATTCTATTGGTAACAGTGGTGTCTGCGGTTGCCAGTTGGATCAATTGGGGGTTTGGCCTGGTGATCGGGGCACTTTTTGCACGACAGATCGCCCGGGTAGTGGCGGATGTGGATTATCGTCTGCTGATCGCCAGTGCATACAGCGGTTTTTTATTGTGGCACGGCGGATTAGCCGGATCTGTCCCGCTGACGATTGCGACAGAGGGTCACTTTGCGGCCGAGCAGATCGGTATTGTCCCAACGAGCGAAACAATTTTCTCCGGATTTAATCTTTTTATCTCGATTTCACTTCTCATTGTACTGCCATTGTTAAATCGGTTGATGATGAATACCTACGATCATCCCTATCGGATCGATGCCAAGCTGTTACAAGATGAGTCAGCTGTCGCAAAAGAGGAATCGGAAACGGGACAAACTCCGGCGGATCGCCTGGAGAATAGCCGCCTCATCTCCCTTGCCATCGGCGGGTTGGGGATGTGGTTTATTGTGACGACGTTGATCGAAAACCGCTTTGAACTCAATTTAAATCTGGTCAATTTACTCTTTTTATCCTTGGGCATACTGTTTCACCAGACGCCGCGCCATTTCTTAAACAGTGTGCGGGAAGCGGTTAAAAATGCGGGAGGCATTATTATCCAATTTCCGCTTTATGCAGGTATTATGGGAATGATGGTCTCTTCCGGGTTGGCGGAGCAGATGTCGTTGTGGTTTGTCAGCATCTCCAATGCATTTACCTATCCCTTGTTCGCTTTTATCAGTGCGGGAATCGTCAATTTCTTTGTTCCCTCCGGTGGCGGGCAATGGGCGGTGCAGGCACCGGTGATGTTACCCGCCGGTCTCGAATTGGGGGTGGATGCTGCTAAAACGGCGATGGCGGTTGCGTGGGGAGATGCCTGGACCAATATGATTCAGCCGTTTTGGGCCTTGCCAGCTTTGGCGATTGCCGGTCTGCGGGCCAGAGATATTATGGGATTTTGTATTGTGACGCTTTTTGTAAGCGGTATCATTATTGCGTGTGGATTGCTGTTATTGTGA
- a CDS encoding NAD(P)/FAD-dependent oxidoreductase, which yields MDADVIIVGGGPAGLMAGVGAGLHEARVLLLDKGNKLGRKLAISGGGRCNVTNNREAAEVIKHIPGNGRFLYSPFSTFNNRDIIRFFEDLGVPLKEEDEGRMFPVSNRAQEVVDTLLHHLRQLGVEMQTGKPVENLLFDGERVVGVRLADGKRLHAAAVIVAVGGKSVPQTGSTGDGYNWAEAAGHTITELFPTEVPLTSAEPWIQDRTLQGVSLRDVKLTVVDPKGKKLVEHTGDMLFTHFGLSGPIALRCSQFVVKTLKRFATSAVSLQLDLSPDTSADTLQQQLRQRWESSPHKSLKNSLKPLMPERMISLTIQRAGLNPDLTLSQLSKEKWSSLLSMLKSFPIRVDGTLPLEKAFVTGGGVHLKELTPRTMESKKKAGLYFAGEILDIHGYTGGYNITAAFSTGFTAGKHAAQQVQGVQT from the coding sequence ATGGACGCGGATGTAATCATCGTCGGTGGCGGACCGGCGGGCCTGATGGCCGGAGTAGGTGCAGGGTTGCACGAGGCACGGGTCTTATTATTAGATAAGGGTAACAAACTGGGGCGAAAACTGGCTATCTCCGGTGGCGGTCGCTGCAATGTGACCAATAATCGGGAAGCGGCGGAAGTGATTAAACATATCCCAGGCAATGGCCGCTTTTTATATAGTCCTTTTTCCACTTTTAACAACCGAGATATTATCCGCTTTTTTGAGGATTTAGGCGTACCACTTAAAGAAGAAGATGAAGGACGAATGTTTCCCGTCTCCAATCGGGCACAGGAAGTGGTAGATACACTTCTGCATCATCTGCGTCAGCTAGGTGTTGAGATGCAAACCGGTAAACCGGTAGAAAACCTCTTGTTTGATGGCGAGCGCGTAGTAGGGGTGAGACTGGCAGACGGAAAACGATTGCATGCAGCCGCCGTCATTGTGGCTGTCGGCGGAAAATCGGTCCCGCAAACCGGTTCTACCGGAGACGGTTACAATTGGGCGGAAGCAGCCGGCCATACGATTACGGAGCTGTTTCCCACTGAAGTTCCGCTCACCTCGGCGGAACCCTGGATTCAAGATCGAACTTTACAGGGCGTTTCCTTGCGCGATGTGAAACTAACCGTCGTCGATCCCAAAGGGAAAAAGTTGGTGGAGCATACCGGCGATATGTTGTTTACCCATTTTGGCCTTTCCGGACCGATCGCCTTGCGTTGTAGCCAATTTGTCGTCAAAACCTTAAAACGCTTTGCGACCTCCGCCGTTTCTTTGCAGTTGGACCTCTCCCCTGACACTTCAGCGGATACTCTACAACAACAACTGCGACAACGTTGGGAATCATCCCCACACAAAAGCTTAAAAAACAGTTTAAAACCCCTTATGCCGGAACGAATGATATCACTGACGATCCAACGAGCAGGCCTCAACCCAGATCTGACCCTCTCCCAGCTGTCCAAAGAGAAGTGGAGCTCTCTCCTTTCGATGTTAAAAAGCTTCCCCATTCGGGTCGACGGCACATTGCCCTTAGAAAAAGCATTTGTTACCGGTGGCGGTGTGCATCTGAAAGAGCTTACCCCCCGAACGATGGAATCGAAAAAGAAGGCGGGTCTCTACTTCGCCGGTGAAATTTTAGACATTCATGGCTACACTGGGGGATACAACATCACCGCCGCATTTAGCACCGGATTTACCGCCGGCAAGCATGCAGCACAACAGGTACAGGGTGTCCAAACATGA